CTGTGTCCCTAAGACCAGCCTTGCAATGGACTGACAGGAGACTCACAGTTTTCAGTCAAATAGGTGAAAGCAGGACAACACTGTAATTCACAATGTTTTCTATCTGGTTTTAGTTGGTTGTAACACGTTGGAGAGATAGCAATGAGACTTGTAACAGGgttgcagcagaaatgcttctTAAGATCTGGGGATGTGACTGCAATAGGTTTTTGGCCAATACAAGGCACCAGGAAAGATTACCAAGGATGGAGGGTCTACTTTTTTGGGGGGCTGGAGAAGGGTGCAACCATTGCGGGGTTGGTGCAAGTTGCCCAGGGCGGCAAGCCGGAGCTGCAGTGGTGGCTGCCAGGCCCAGGCAGCCATTTGGGAGCAGCATCCGCGGATGGAACGGGGAGCCCTCTCGGGCCGGAGGAAATGACGGCCGGGTGAGTGCGCGGCTGCCGCAGGGGTGGCCTAACACCTGCCGCCGCCAGCTGGGAGGCAGCAAGAGACTGCTGCTGGCAGCGGCCTGGCGAGGCGAGGGCCCCACGAGCGGCGGCCACCTCCGGGGCGAATTGAGCTCCCGGGATGGGGTAGGCTGTGATCCCGACGGGTAGCCTGGCTACCTGGGCGGAGCCGGGCTCTCCCTCCACCGGGTACCGTGCGCGCCCCCGCGCTGGGCAGCCATATCTCCCGCAGACCGGCGCCTCCTTAACCCGAGGAGGCGGGGGCGGCCGCGGCCAGAGGGTGCCGGGGAGGCGGAGCGGAGGCTGGGGAGGAGCTGGGGCCTGCAGTGGAGCCGCAGCCCGGAGCAGCAGCCGCGGCAGCGGCGGGGCCTGGAGAGACTCAACGCCGCTCGGCCGGGGCCCCCCGCGCCGGAGCCCGGAGAGCCCCTGGGGAGGAAGCCGAGGCCCGGCGGAAGTCGGCGGAGGCGACCGCTCAGCCCCGCGCAGGCCCGTGGGCCGCCGCGGCCTCCCGTGGTAGTCGGGCCCAGGCAAGAGGAGCTGGGGCCTGGGGGGGAAGCCAGGGACAGCCTCCGGGCagccggggtggggggacaccctgcccgccgccccccTGCCCCATCCGCAGCCGTGAGGGGACACCCCGTTAGACAGCCCCACTCCCGGCGCGAGGGACGCCCCCTCGCCCCTCCCCACCCTTCGCTGGCAGGCCGGGGCGCACCCGCAGCCAGCCGCCTTCCCCGCACCTGGCGAGAGAGCTTAGTACTTGCCCCCTTCCCCCTAACCAGCCAAGGCTGGGCAGAGGCCCCTGACACCAAGCCCTGTGACTTATCTAGAAGCGGGTCTGTTCTTCCTCACTGTGGAATAGAGCCTGCTGGAGCTCTTTCCATACCTGTTGAGGGGAGAGGCATCCTCAGACCACAGATTCTGAGGGCTGTGAGAACAACCCTTACCACCCACTCCCCCCTGCTACTGAGGAAATTCCTCTCTCAAGCAGAGGAGACAGCTCTTACCAGACCAGATAGTAACAGGTGAGTCTCCGCAGAAGAAATTGCATGTGCCAAAGAGAGGCAGTCCTCAAGGCAGAAATAAGTAGCACCTCTAGATACTTACCTAGTAATTGTAATCATATTtgctcaggaggcagcagagaaagcaaaggagaaaaagtagAGCCAGTTTTAGATATTCTTCCCTTTTCCAGTTGCTGTAAACCACTGGAGATAAAGGTAATTTCCAATACTGACCTCATTCTTCTTCATCCCAAGGAAGATCCCTCATTCCCCAATCCCAGGAGGGTTTTCTTCAAATATCCTGTGCAAGGAGAGAAGACACACCTCCCAGttacagggaaaggaaaaggccGTCTTCACTGTTAATAGTCACAGAGATAGCAcgatttttttcagagaaagagGTTTGCCCACTGTTAAGGACAAggtgcagctagagggaagaagaaatttaCAGGTAGAGAGACTGAGGAAATTGATTTTTGAAATAATCTGACAATCAGTGAAAAGGCTGCCTCCCAGGGGAATACCTTTTTAGTCCTTAGCTGCCAGAAGGGAGAGAAGATCTCCATCCTGGGATAAAACCAGCAGTTTTAGGGGACTGACAATCCCACACAGATTGTTTTAATACTCAAGATCCTGAATTCATCCACGATCGCTTCGCcctcaaaatatttcttgaagAAGGTCTTGGAATATTTGACAGCAACGGTCTGAGGATGGGCCTTCGAGAAAGAGTGTGAAGGACAGTACCCCAGAAACCAACACTGAAGATAAGCCACCTTCCTCCAGAAAATCTTCCAGACAGGGTGAGTGACCACATTTTATCATTTCTCTATTCCTAGCTGTCCTTCTCTTTTGCCTTAgctctttgttttccatgtctcttctctcaCTGTACCTGCTttccttttaatcttttttctctgttcctgaaCCTCTCCCTagccttatttttctgtatgtctttctccatctctctcaTTTTCCCGTATGTGCTGTATGGAATTGACTTAATTCTTTCCCTCACTATTTAGCTTATGGGAGACCTCAGCCCTGGTTAATTGTGAGAAACCTCTTTGCCCATTtccctcttactttctttcacTGGTGTATTCATCCTAGGTACAGCCTTTATCGTTGCTGgtgtgaaattaatttctgtcaTTTGGGGGCCATTGAGAAGGATAATACTGGCAAAAAAAACCTGTTGAGGAGACAGGAGCGGTGATTTGTACCACTAGTGTACACGAATCCACCTGTGGGGTTGGAGTGTCAGTTTTTCTCCATATGGGTCCTTCTGTGTTTGTAACTGTGGGAATAACTGTGTGATGCAGACCTCTACTGTGACTTGGAGCTGAATGTACAGATCCCAGTGCTAGAGCTCAGAGATGTGTGTCGTGATGTACCTGGGGGCTGTGGGATGAATTCTGGAAAGAGTACCCTTGACAGCGGGTCCTGTGGTGCTCCAGGGCCTGGGAATGAAAGTGGTGACAGTGCTGGTAGAATCTGctctgaaagccaaaagaagccATTTGTTGCCACTAGTCTTCATCTGTGTTTTTTATGCTGTGTTTAGGGGCTAGGAATGTGACTCCTAATGCTAGTGATATGGTAAGCCAAGCTGGCTGCTTTTTGTAAATGAGGCAGTTAATTTCAGTCACAAATGAATATTCTGATACTAACTTAGTGATTTCCTGAGAAATCAAGTCCAAGGGAGACTAAATCTCAAATGAAGCCCAAGCAGATTCCTGTACCAGAAGAATCATGC
The Columba livia isolate bColLiv1 breed racing homer unplaced genomic scaffold, bColLiv1.pat.W.v2 Scaffold_83, whole genome shotgun sequence DNA segment above includes these coding regions:
- the LOC135578146 gene encoding dapper homolog 3-like — encoded protein: MVQKDICMQPACYGGSDFILQDFQLELKLQNKTPPNDFLLPICLEDVTPKGPLRAQIDQREPPGYLGGAGLSLHRVPCAPPRWAAISPADRRLLNPRRRGRPRPEGAGEAERRLGRSWGLQWSRSPEQQPRQRRGLERLNAARPGPPAPEPGEPLGRKPRPGGSRRRRPLSPAQARGPPRPPVVVGPRQEELGPGGEARDSLRAAGVGGHPARRPPAPSAAVRGHPVRQPHSRREGRPLAPPHPSLAGRGAPAASRLPRTWRESLVLAPFPLTSQGWAEAPDTKPCDLSRSGSVLPHCGIEPAGALSIPVEGRGILRPQILRAVRTTLTTHSPLLLRKFLSQAEETALTRPDSNRKIPHSPIPGGFSSNILCKERRHTSQLQGKEKAVFTVNSHRDSTIFFRERGLPTVKDKVQLEGRRNLQVERLRKLIFEII